The DNA sequence ATCTGGAAATTCCCACGGAAACGGGATTGAAGCTGTTGGCTCCTGAAAAAAACAGGAAAGATATGGATGTGCCTATGGACTATCTGAAAAATCAGATCATCCGTACCAAAGAAGAGAAGAAGATCTTTCGTTCTACGCCAAAGTTTGCTCCGGCAGGGCAGAGTACACAGATGATTATTGGCGCTTCTGGCGAATCCGATATGCATATTATGAAGACTGCCGATCATTATTATACCGAGTACAATTTAAAACGAGTGTATTACTCGGGCTATATTCCCATTTCAAACGACAAGCGCTTGCCTGGGTTAGGATCAGACGTTCCCGTGATTCGCGAAAACCGATTGTACCAATCCGATTGGTTATTGCGATTTTATGGCTTTAAACGGGATGAAATAGTCAATGAACGCCATCCCAATTTGGATCTTGATATTGATCCCAAATTGGGATGGGCTTTACGCAATCTGGATCAGTTTCCGGTAGATATCAATCGTGCACCTTATGAATCTATTGTACGTGTGCCCGGAATCGGCGTTACTTCGGCAAAAAAAATCGTGGCCGCACGGCGGTTTGGCGCTTTGCGAATGGAGCATCTTCAGAAAATTGGTATATCTGCCAATAAAGTGCGGTATTTTATATCCTGCCAGGGTTTTGTGCCTTTGATGTCGGATCGTCCTGCCGAGATGATCAAGCATTATATCTTGGCTGCCTCACATACCAAGTATAAAAAAGTGTTCAATCAACAACTGACTTTATTTTAAGGACTTCTATGCAGCAACGAACTACTTTATCGTATGATGGGAGCTGGGTCGGATTATTGACCGCCATATTCGAAGTGTATGAATATAAGTTTGATGCTGCATCCATCCAGCAAATGGCACAGGCGGATCAGGGGGATCTTTTTGGTGCGCGACACGAGGTGCATACCGATCATGCAAAGGCTGAGCGGGTGAAAAAGGGTGTTATAAATCGCGTCGGTAAGAAGGATTTTCAGGAATTGTATGCCGCTTATCTTTCGGAATTGCAGGGGGTGGAAGATCTTATCTTGCGTTTGGTACGAAATTATCTCGCACCAGATGGAGTAGGTTTGTCACAGAATTATGGGCATGAAGATGTATTGCGCATCAAGCAAATAAACAAATCGGTGTCGCGTGAGCGACACCGATTCAAAGCTTTTGTACGATTCAGAAAGTTGAGCGATGAGCTGTTTTTTGCCAAAATAGACCCTGATTTCAATATTCTGCCGCTCATCATTCCACATTTTAGGGATCGCTATGCGGATCAATCCTGGGTGATTTATGATATCAAACGAGATTATGGCGCCTATTATAATCAATCGGAGGTGGTAGAAATTCACTTAAGTGATCTACCATCCGAGCGCGAAATCATGGAGCGTGGTGAGGACAAGGAAGCTTTGTACGATGAACTATGGAGACGTTACTTCCGAAGTACGAATATCACCGAAAGAAAAAATACAAAACTACATCTCCAGCATGTGCCTAAGCGCTACTGGAAATACCTGAACGAGAAGTTTGACCTATAAGCCGGGATTACCAGCCTTTTATAGCCTGTCCCTTAAAAAGCTCCAATGCTTTCTGTTCCACGGCATTAGACTGGTATGCCTGTAAAAACCTCTTCACTTTGTCTAGATCCTTATTGTCTTCACGTGTTACGATGACATTGACGTAAGGTGAATCCTTGCTTTCTCTGAAAAGTCCTAATTTATCTGGATCCAATCCTGCTTGTGCTGCGAAATTGTTATTGATAATCGCGATCGTTACTTCTTTATCATCCAAAACTTTGGGAAGTTGCGGTGCTTCTAATTCTAAGATACGTAGGTTTTTAGGGTTGGAAGTAATATCAATCACTTTCGGCATAATTCCAGTGTTATCTTTCAGTGTTATTAAACCCTGTTCTTGGAGCATCAACAAGGAACGCCCACCATTGGTAGGGTCGTTCGGGATCGCTACCGTAGCATTTGCCACCAGTTCATCCAAAGACTTAATTTTTTTAGAATAAGCGATAATAGGATATACAAAAGTATTACCAATAACAGCTAGTTGATATCCACGTTGTTTAGACTGCTCCGTTAAATAGGGAACATGCTGAAAGGCATTGGCATCAATATCTCCTGTGCTCAATGCTTCATTAGGCATCACATAGTCATTGAAAGTAACTAGTTCTACTTCTAAGCCGAATTGCTCCTTAGCCACTTTCTTGGCCGTTTCGGCAATTTCTTTTTCCGGTCCCGCTACGATGCCTACACGAATGGTATTTTCATCGGTGGCATTATTCCCACAAGCGACGAAAAGCGCGGATAAGGCAATGTAAAGTAGAGGAGCAATAATATAACGCATAAGATTTTTATTAAGATGAAATAATAATTAACGATGATCAAATTTTTTGGAGATAAAATCTCCACTATATTGGATTAGGATGACCATGATAATGAGTAGGACAAGCACGGCATTCATGATTTGTGCATCATAACCAATGTAACCATATTGGTAACCAATTTGGCCTAATCCACCTGCACCAACGGCACCACCCATAGCAGAATAGCCAACCAATGTGATCAAGGTTACCGTCGCATGATTGATAATAGAGGGTAACGCTTCTGGCAGGAGTACTTTTTTAATGATTTGGAATTGTGTAGCACCCATAGCGCGAGCGGTTTCTACTAAACCGACCGGCAAATCTATCAAACTATTCTCGATTAGTCGAGCGATAAACGGTGCAGCACCAATACTTAGGGGTACCAATGCGGCCTTCAAACCGATAGATGTGCCGACGATGCTTCTGGTAAATGGAATCATCCAGACGATGAGGATGATGAAAGGAATGGATCGGGAAACATTCACCACAAAAGAAGTGACGTTGTGTGCTGTGCGATTCTCCAGCATACCGCCTTTGCGGGAAGCAAAAAGATAAATGCCGGCGGGAAGTCCGAGGCAGAAGCCGAAAAAGCAGGAAACAAATGTCATGGCCAGGGTTTCGCCCGTTCCGGCAATTAATAGATTAATAACTTCGGGAGACATAGCCTATGATTTCGGTGTTAAAATAATGTGTTGCGCAAAATGAAAGGGCTTCTTCTAATTGATCCCCGGAAAGGCGCAGTACGGATGAACTGATTTTCAGTTCTCCGATGGTTTCAATCCGTGCTTCAATAATGGCAACAGCTAAAGAGAATCTGTTTTGTAGTGCCGAAAAAGAATAATCGGTATTGTCGCGAGTCTGTATTCGTACGATTAGATCGTCTGTATCCGTCGTTTTATCTACATGTATATGCGGCTGATAGGCGATGGGTAAGTCTGCCTGAACGGCAGAAGCTACGAATGCAGCCGTATGCCCATGCTCAGGGGCACCAAAAATCTGAGATCGGTCGCCTAATTCTATGATCTTCCCGTCCTTCACCACAGCCACACGATCGCAAATCGCTTTCACGACATGAATCTCATGCGTGATCAGTACGATCGTAATTTGCAGTTTTGCATTAATCGTCTGTAAAAGATTGAGGATGGATTTCGTGGTACCTGGATCCAGGGCACTCGTCGCTTCATCACATAGTAGTAGGGTAGGGTTGTTGGCTAAAGCACGCGCAATAGCTACGCGCTGTTTTTGGCCACCAGAAAGATTGCTAGGATAATCATGCGCTTTATCAGAAAGTCCCACCAATTCTAATAACTCTGTTACACGGGTTTGAATGTCTTTTCTGGAAGTCTGGCTGAGCTCTAAGGGCAAAGCGATATTATCGAAAACAGTGCGGGAAGAAAGTAAGTTGAAATGCTGAAAAATCATTCCAATATGCCGTCTTTCTTGTTGCAGTTGGCGCTCACTTAAGCTGGTAAGCTGTTTGTCTGCTAACCAAATCTCGCCCTTATCTGGCCTTTCCAAGAGATTTAAGCAACGTAAGATCGTGCTTTTTCCGGCTCCGGAACTTCCGATGATACCGAAAATTTCTCCCTTCTTCACAGAGAAAGATACATCATCCAACGCTTGAACTCGTCTCCCTTTACTGGTTGTATATGTTTTGGAAATATGCTTAACGTCAATCATTCTGGGTACACGCTCTAAAAAGTGTCCCAAAAGTACGTAAAAACAATTTATTTTAGTCTACTGAATTTATAGTTTTTCTACCACGCAATGCCATAATCTTCTCCGTGGTTACTACTTCCGCCCCAAAGTGTGCCATGTTTTTCATCAAAATAAATCGCATTGATTGGGCCGCTATTGCGTTCACCAAATTGAATGGAGTAGCCCATAGACTCCAATTGCTTCACCACATCGGCAGGAGTACGTTTATCTAAAAGTAGGCTACCCGGTCTTGGTTTGCGATCGTCTAGCTTCGTGCCGCCCAACGATAGCCATAGCTGGTTGCTATTGATGTTTGCCGCTTCTGCTGCTTGCTGTGGCGTCATACCAAATTCGACCACATTCAAAAAGAATTGTAATAAGTTTTGATCCTGCGTGTCGCCACCCTGCACGGCAAAAGATAAGAAGGGTTTACCCTCTTTCAGCGCCATAGCTGGTGTTAGTGTTACCCGTGGACGCTTACCCGGTTCTACCACGTTAAACGGACTTACCAGAGAATCGAGTACAAAACTTTGCAAGCGCTGGCTCATGCCCACGCCCGTATGGCCGGCAATGAACGCTGGTAGCCAGCCGCCGCTAGGCGTAATTGAAACCACCCAACCTTCGGCATCTGCTGCCTCAATACTGGTAGTGCCCCGAAGCAAACGATCCATATATAAGCTATCCGTGTTTGTTTGATAAGCGGTGGCATCGTGTTTCGGTACGAAATCACCCTGCTCACCTGCTGTTGTATCCGTTAGTTTAAGGCGTTCTTTTAATAAATTGGTATAAGGATTTGTACGATTTTCATAAGGATAGGGATCTCCAGGTTGTACCAATGGATCGTTTTTCTCTGGATCTATACTCGCGGCTCTTGCAGTTCCGTAATCGTCGCTCAGTAAACCATCAATGGGCGTTTTCGGTTGGAATGCGGGATCTCCATAATAAAAATCGCGATCTGCAAAGGCTAGATTCATCGCTTGATATACGGTATGTATATAAGGGGCAGAATTGTACCCCATCCCTTTAAGATCAAACTGTTTTAGAATATTCAATGCTTGCAGCATCGCTGGCCCTTGTGTCCAGGATTGCAATTTGTAGACATCAATCCCCTTATAATTTATTTGTAAGGGTTTCTCCTCTATAGGATGCCAGTTGGCCAAGTCTTCCATCGTGATGAGCCCACCATGCTCCTGACTACCGCGAACAAACTCTGCTGCGATATCTCCGGTATAGAAGCGGTCGTGCGCTGCCATAATGGCTTCCTCGCGGCTCTTTCCAGCCGCCAGCGCATTTTGTTCGGCTTCTACCATTTTCTCCAATGTCTGAAGCAAGTCTTTTTGCACAAAAATTTCTCCTGCTTCAGGTGCTTCCCGGTCTTCTCCTTCGTGTACCAGAAAAACGGCTTTGCTGTAAGGCCATTCTTTGATGCGTGCTTTGCCGCGCTCGATGCTATTGGCAGTCTGCGCCTCTATCGGATAGCCTGCAGCCATTTGCATAGAAGGTTGTAGTACTTCCTTCAGACTTTTAGTGCCATACTTAGCCAGCATATAACATATGCCACCTGGTGTGCCTGGCGTTACGGCTGCCAACGGGCCAAATTCTGGCGGAAACTCATATCCGCGAGATTTAAAAAAGTCAACTGTCGCTCCGGTAGGAGCCACGCCTAATGCATTAATTGCCAGTACTTTTTTGAGCTTCGGATGGTAAATTAGCGCTTGTGTTTCGCCTCCCCAGCTGAGCACATCCCACATGGTACAGGTAGCGCCCAACATGGCACAGGCAGCATCTACGGCATTTCCTCCTTGCTGAAATAATTGTGCTCCCGCTGTCGCGGCTAAAGGTTTGCCGGTAATCGCCATCCAGTTTTTGCCATGTAATGGTGGCTTTTGCGTTTGCTGCGCAAAGGCAAACGAACCACTGATGAAAAAAAGGGCGGATAAGATAGGGCGTGTTTGAGAAAATATGCTTCTAAAGGAGATTTGCATCTTGTTAGTCGTTTTTTGGAGATGCAATATATCGATTTTGTCGAGACGAGGAAAACTCTTGAAGTGTATTATCTGTAATTAATGCATTCTGGCGACCGGCAAAACTTCATGCCAAGCCAAAGAAATGCCAGCGATGATGTCGGAGGCAATCAGGCTTTTGGGATGTGTCGTATGCGCCGCGAGGTCACCGGCCAGACCGTGTACGTAAACTCCGGTAAGGGCAGCATCTTTACTGGAAAATCCCTGCGCCAGTAGCGAAGTGATCATGCCGGCCAATACATCGCCGCTCCCAGCCGTGGCCATACCCCAGTTGCCGGTAGCATTAAAGTGAATCGTTCCATCTGGTACTACTACGGCTGTATTAGCCCCTTTAATCAATACGACAACTTGGTGTGCTTGGGCAAATTTTCGTGTTTTTTCCATTTTATCCCAATCATTTTTCCAAGATCCGATCAGCCGTTGCAATTCTTTCGGGTGTGGTGTTAATATACTTCCGGCAGGCAAGTCCTTGAGACTATTTGGATGTGCGGCTAGCGTGTTGATTGCATCTGCATCTAACACCAGTTTGGGAGGCTTCGGCTTAAGGGATACGTTACGTAAAAATCGAAGAAATGCCTGCTCGGTATCCGCGTGCCTGCCCATTCCCATGCCAATTCCTATCGCAGAGTATTGTTCTGTAGCGTCAGGAAAAGTGGAAAGGTGTTGTAACTCGCTATCCGTTTGCAACATGGCTTCCGGGAAATTTGTTTGGAGAATCGGATGAGCGCAACGGGCGCTGTAAACACTGACCAGGCCACAGCCAGTGCGTAGGGCGGCTTTTGCGCTCAAGTGAATAGCACCGATTTTTCCATAGCTGCCGCCGGCAATCAGCACATGACCAAATGTACCCTTATGCGAAAAGCGACTTGGCATGGAGCATTGTGCTTGAATGGTTTGTAATGTGGTGAAATAATAGGTGCCAGGTGCGGCCGAAAGGGCAGCGGTATCTAATTGTATATCCACGACTTTGAATTCTCCAACGTAAGCCGCGTTTTCCGGTTGAAGAAGCGCCAATTTAGGGCATTGCAAGGTGTAGGTATGATTTGCTTTTACGATGAACATTCCGTTTTCCGATGGCTGATCCGCATATAATCCGGAAGGAATATCTATCGCCAGGATGGGGCGATTTGAATGATTGATCGCGTCGATTACGGGCCGCCATTTCTCCGCCAAAGGACGAGAAAGTCCGATACCGTAAAGTGCATCAATCACGACATCTTCCAATTCAAAATCACACGCGATAACGTCGGTAAAATAGTTCACTTCAACGCGCGCGTCACGCAGACGTTTTTGGTTTTCGATATTATCAGGGCTGTATTTGTCTGTCTCATATAAGTAGATACGAACCTGTCTTCCAGAACTGGATAGTAACCGTCCGAGCGCTAAGCCATCGCCACCATTATTCCCAGTACCGCAAAAGATCACAAAAGAAGTTTCAAACGAAGGGAAATCTTTGGTGATTTGCTGAAACAAGCAATTTGCGGCTCGCTCCATCAGGTCAACAGATCGAATGCCTTGCCGATCTAGGGTAGCCCGATCGGCTGTGCGGATGTCAGAAGCGGACAAGATTTTCATAGCTACGTCGGAGATAATGTTTATTTTCTTTTTTTTAGGAACATGTCTAGTAACCCGTTCGCTATTTTCCCTAATAATTTTGTTCCTTCTCGTGCCAGCGTTCTGCTTGCAGTAGTTTGCGCTGCTTCTAGCGGAGTTTGTCTTCGCGATCGGGAAGAAGAAGAGTTTTTCGAACCAGCAGAAGGTTTCGGCAGTGACTTTTCCATTTGCTCACGCGCTAAATCAGCTTCCTGCTTTTGCTGGCGCTCTTTTATAATTTCAGATGCTGTTCGACGCTCAATACGCTCCTGATACTTTCTCGTAGCATCAGATTCTTCCAAAATCCGCGTGTACGTTTCCGCAGATGAGGCTCCCATAATGGCACGTGCGGGTACTAGGTGTGTCGCTACCACCTCAGTCGGAATACCCTTGTCATTCAACACGGTTATTAATGCTTGTCCAGTTCCCAACGAGGTAAGTATCTTATCAATGGCATAGAAATCTGAGGTAGGATAGGTACGGATCGTTTTACGTAGGTTCTCAGCATCATTGGGTGTAAACGCCCTTAAAGCATGCTGTACTCTGTTGCCGAGCTGACCTAATACACTCTCTGCGATATCTGTTGCCGCTTGCGTACAAAAGAACACGCCTACCCCTTTGGATCTAATTAGCCTAACAATTTGTTCAATCTGACTGAGGAAAGCTTTAGATGCACCATTAAATAGTAAATGAGCTTCATCAAAAAAGAAAACTAACTTGGGTTGATCCAGATCACCCACTTCTGGTAATTTTTTAAATAATTGTGCTAATAGACTTAATAAAAAAGTAGAAAACAAGAGTGGCTGATCCTGTACATCCGCGATATTTAATAACGTGATTACGCCCTTTCCGTCTACTTTTCCGAAAAGGTCTTGAATATCGAATTCTTTTTCTCCAAATAAATGTGACACACCTTGCTGCTCAATGGCAACTATCTTTCGTAAGATGGCTCCAGAACTCGCGCTACTGATGCGGCCATAATCGTCTTTTATTTCTGCGGCACCAGCACCATTCGATAAATAAGAAAGTAGCTTTTTTAAGTCATCAAGATCAACAAGAGGCAAGTCTGTATCTTGTGCATACTTAAATATAGCACTTAGTACGCCGGATTGTGTATCATTGAGATCCAGTATGCGAGCTAATAGCACAGGGCCAAAATCCCCTACAGTCAGCCGCATAGGGGCACCTAACTTGCCGCTCAAGGAAAAGAGCTCGACTGGAAAAGCCGCTGGTTCAAAAGGAACTCCTACTGCAAGTCCTCTTTCTAGCAATGCTTCATTCGTCTTTCCAGGTTCAGCAAGTCCCGATAGGTCACCTTTTACATCCAACATAAATACAGGTACGCCTGCATCAGAAAGTTGTTCAGCTATTAATTGCAAAGTACGTGTTTTTCCTGTTCCTGTAGCCCCTGCAATCAGTCCATGGCGGTTCATCATGCGAAGCGCGAGATTTACTTTTGCTTCAGTCACAATTTCGCCGTTTAAAATACCAGATCCTAATTGTATAAAAGCACCTTTCGGCTTATAAGATGTGGAGACTTTTTCAATAAATTGCTCTCTCATAGCTAAAATTTTGTTGTCTAAAAATAACAAATTAATCTTCATTAAGTGCACGACTTAGATTGCGATACAGAAATCGATTGTTTTATTAGCGGTGATTGCAAAGAGAGCCTATAATGGACCGATACGATTTTGTTGGTGATTCGATCAATCTTCCTGTCGCCAATTTTGCAAGGAACAAGGCAAAAGCCGTTTTTCATCGATTTTAATGTTTACTTTTGAACTTTTAACAGTAATAAGTGTATGCAGCAATTTCAACGTAGAGAACCTCGTGGCGAGAAAAGAGAGTCGAATCAGATGGTGTTTGGTATTCGCGCCGTAATGGAAGCGATTGACAGTGGAAAGGAGATAGAATCCCTTTTTATTCAACGAGGACTGAGCGGAGGATTGCTAATGGAATTGAAGGCATTGCTCAAAGAGCATAACTTGCCATCGCAACAGGTACCTATCGAAAAGTTAAACCGCATTACCGGAAAGAATCATCAGGGTGTAATTGCAGTCATTTCACCAATTACCTATCAACAGATTGAAGATCTGTTGCCCACGATTTATGAAAAAGGCGAAATTCCTTTGTTGTTGATGTTGGACGGCGTTACTGATGTGCGTAATATGGGTGCCATCGCACGTACAGCAGAGTGTGCGGGTGTGCATGCGATCATTGTGCCCAAGAAAGGATCGGCAGAGATTAATCCCGATGCCATCAAGACCTCGGCTGGTGCTTTGTATAAAATCCCGGTTTGTCGCCAGGATTCGTTGGGTAAAGTAGGACGTTTTTTGATTGAGTCGGGAGTGCAGATGGTCGTAAGTACCGAAAAGACAGAAGACTCGATTCACGATGTAGATTACACAGGTCCAACCTGTGTGGTGATGGGTGCAGAAGATGTCGGTGTATCGGATGATCTGATCAGAATATCAGATAAGCTGGCTCGTATTCCGATGTTTGGTGAAATTAAATCCCTGAATGTATCGGTATCTGCGGGTGTGGTAATTTATGAAGCAATTAGACAGCGTGCGTTAAAAGCATAATTAACTTCTCGCAAAATGATCAAAAAATCTTTGTTTCTGATATTCATGTGTTTTGCGTTGCAGTTCGTTGTGGCGCAACAGCGTAATTATGTTATGGCCATTCACGGTGGTGCAGGTACGATTTTGAAGAAAAACTTGACTGACTCTATGGAAGCAGCGTACAAAGATGGACTAAAGCAAGCCTTGCTGGCTGGATATCGGATCTTACAAGAGGAGGGAGGCACCAGTCTGGATGCAGTAGAAGCTGCAGTAAAGGTCTTGGAAGATAACCCCTTGTTTAACGCCGGCAAAGGAGCTGTATTTACCAGTGAAGGCAAAAATGAGTTGGATGCCGCTATTATGGATGGTAAGACGTTGAGCGCCGGTGCAGTTGCTGGTGTAACGAATATAAAAAGTCCGATTCAGGCCGCTCGTGCGGTGATGCAACATTCACCACACGTGATGATGGTAGGAGCGGGTGCGGAGCAATTTGCAAAAGAGCAGGGTTTGGAGATCGTAGATCCCAGCTATTTTTATACCAAGGAGCGTTGGGACGGGTTGCAAAAAGCCAGAGAGTTGGATTCTTTAGCGACGCAATTGGATCATGATGCGCAATCAGGTATTCATGAAGTATATAAAGATTATAAATATGGCACGGTGGGTGCGGTAGCTGTTGATCGTGCTGGAAATCTGGCGGCAGCGACTTCCACAGGTGGCATGACCAATAAGCGTTATGGCCGAGTCGGCGATGCGCCGATCACGGGTGCGGGCAATTATGCGGACAATGCGACTGTGGCAGTTTCCTGTACGGGATGGGGCGAATTTTTTATCCGATCTGTGGCCGCATATGACGTAGCTGCTCGTGTGCAATACGGTGGATTGTCTATCGCGGATGCAGCCGCAGCAGTCATTAAAAAGATTGGCGATATGGGTGGAGACGGTGGACTAATCGCCATCAATAAGCAAGGGGAAGTGGCCATGCCATTCAATACGGCCGGTATGTATCGCGGTGTCATCAAAGCAGATGGTACAATCGAGGTTGAGATTTATAAATAAGAAATTTTAGGTTGCGTCGCTCTGACGTCAGCCAGTTACATTAAATCACATTTTTCATGAAACAACTATATGTTTTATTATTAATGATGCCGTTGCTGGCCATAGGCCAATCAGGTAAACAGAATGTAGAAAAACCTTCTGGGGAAAGTGCGTCTCATGCGGTATTTTTAGAAGATTATCAAAAGCTGAATTCTTTTGATGAAGTCCTCGAAAAATTTGCGGGGCGTACCGTGTATATCGATTTGTGGGCTACCTGGTGTGGCCCTTGCGTTGCGGAGTTTGCTTATAAAGATGGTTTACATGATATTGCTGCCAAGCATGATATTGATATTCTGTATCTTTCTATGGATCAGGATAAAGACGATCAGAAATGGCAGGAATTTATTCAGAAACACGAATTATCTGGCTATCACATGCGGGCTAATAAAGCATTATATAAAGATATCCAGGCAAAGTTCTCGCGCGAATATCAAGGACGTAAAGCATTTGGGATCCCTTATTACATCATCGCAAAAGATGGTGAAGTGGTACTCAAGCAAGCGCCAAGACCTAGTGCTGGTGAACTGTTGTACACTGAATTGATCAACTATAAAAATTAAGATTTTTCGTCGATAACCTACTCGCCGTATGCCCTCCATATTTGCTTCAAACAACCTGCAGAAGCCAACTTATTCGCTGCTTTTAGCAGTTTGCGTAGCGCATTTGTTTAATGACTTATTGCAGTCTGTGATTCCTGCCATCTATCCGCGTTTGGAAGCGAAGTATGATCTAAGCATGGCACAGATTGGGGTCATTACATTATGCTTCCAATTGGCCGCCTCGATTTTCCAACCAGTGGTCGGCGCGTATACCGATAAGCATCCAAAGCCCTATTCTCAAATGGCGGGAATGCTTTTTTCTACTGCAGGAATGATTTCTTTGGCCTATGCGGCCAATTACGAGTGGATATTGATATCCGTAATACTCGTAGGAATTGGCTCTTCGATCTTTCATCCCGAATCCGCGCGCGTAGCCTATATGTCGGCAGGAGGTCGGAGAAGTTTTGCGCAAGCCATGTTTCAGATTGGAGGAAATACCGGGGCGGCTTTAGCGCCGCTCCTGATCGCTTGGATTGTGATCCCGAACGGTCAACACTATATTCTTTGGTTTGCCGTTATTGCGATGGTATCGCAGTTCATCTTGGGATATATTGGACGATGGTACAGCAGGCATTTGCGCTTGGTGCAATCCCGACCTAAAAAAGCGATCTTGCTTCCCGATTTATCTTCTACAAGAATCAACTGGTCCGTAGCGATCTTATTGTTGCTCATATTTTCCAAATATTTCTACACCGCCAGCATTACCAGTTATTTTCAGTTTTACACGATTCAGCGTTTTGATCTCACAGAAGTACAGGCACAGGTGTACCTGTTTTACTTTTTGATTGCTATTGCGGTGGGTTCACTCATAGGAGGTATGTTGGGCGACTACGTGGGGCGAAAGTACATCATCTGGTTTTCGGTATTGGGTGCGGCACCGTTTACCCTGCTCTTGCCCTATGTCGATCTGTTTTGGACTGGTGTGCTTATCGTCGTTATCGGATTGATTATTTCTTCCGCTTTTGCAGCCATACTCGTATTTGCGCAAGAATTACTGCCACGCAAATTGGGCATGGTGTCGGGTTTGTTTTATGGGTTTGCCTTTGGTATGGGTGGATTGGGATCTGCTGTGCTGGGATGGTGGGCAGATCAAACATCGATAAACTTTATCTACCAGGTGTGTTCCTATTTGCCTTTATTTGGCATCGTGGCTTACTTTTTACCTGACATGAAGAAGGTAACTTTCAGACCTTTAGAGACGAATTAGAGCGATCGCATAAACGCAGTAATCTGCTGTATTTCTTCCAGAAAATGCAGGCATCAATTATACCCATAAAAAAGAAGGGTCAACAGCATGCTGTTGACCCTTCTTGGTGTTATTTCTCGAAGATTTAGTACTTGCTTCTAGAAGACGAAGATGAAGGTCTGCGTTTTCCGGAAAAGTCTTTAAATCCTCCTCCTTTGTTATCGTCAGAACGGTAAGAGCGTCCGCCACCTGAGCGACCACCACCACCACCACCATTTCTAGGGCGATCGTTGCTGCGGCCACGACGTTCGCCACCACCACCACCACCTTCACCCGATACTTCGATGCGTACACCACGACCGTTGAAGTCTACATTCTGGAATCCTTGGATTACCTTTTGAACTTCTGCGTCTTGTACTTCGAAGAAAGTGAATACACCTTTAAGATCAATCTTTCCGATATCTTTACCGGAGATACGTGTATTGTTACAGATGTAACCCAACATATCACCACGAGAGAAATCGTCTACCGATCCTAAGTT is a window from the Sphingobacterium sp. lm-10 genome containing:
- a CDS encoding putative DNA modification/repair radical SAM protein; the encoded protein is MADDRIKEKLEILADAAKYDVSCSSSGSDRKNKKGGLGNTGAGICHTYTEDGRCVSLLKILLTNHCIFDCAYCVSRRSNDIKRAAFTVQEVVDLTINFYRRNYIEGLFLSSGIFKNADYTMERLVLIAKKLRQEHNFNGYIHLKTIPGASDDLLNEAGLYADRLSVNLEIPTETGLKLLAPEKNRKDMDVPMDYLKNQIIRTKEEKKIFRSTPKFAPAGQSTQMIIGASGESDMHIMKTADHYYTEYNLKRVYYSGYIPISNDKRLPGLGSDVPVIRENRLYQSDWLLRFYGFKRDEIVNERHPNLDLDIDPKLGWALRNLDQFPVDINRAPYESIVRVPGIGVTSAKKIVAARRFGALRMEHLQKIGISANKVRYFISCQGFVPLMSDRPAEMIKHYILAASHTKYKKVFNQQLTLF
- a CDS encoding TIGR03915 family putative DNA repair protein; translated protein: MQQRTTLSYDGSWVGLLTAIFEVYEYKFDAASIQQMAQADQGDLFGARHEVHTDHAKAERVKKGVINRVGKKDFQELYAAYLSELQGVEDLILRLVRNYLAPDGVGLSQNYGHEDVLRIKQINKSVSRERHRFKAFVRFRKLSDELFFAKIDPDFNILPLIIPHFRDRYADQSWVIYDIKRDYGAYYNQSEVVEIHLSDLPSEREIMERGEDKEALYDELWRRYFRSTNITERKNTKLHLQHVPKRYWKYLNEKFDL
- the metQ gene encoding methionine ABC transporter substrate-binding lipoprotein MetQ, which codes for MRYIIAPLLYIALSALFVACGNNATDENTIRVGIVAGPEKEIAETAKKVAKEQFGLEVELVTFNDYVMPNEALSTGDIDANAFQHVPYLTEQSKQRGYQLAVIGNTFVYPIIAYSKKIKSLDELVANATVAIPNDPTNGGRSLLMLQEQGLITLKDNTGIMPKVIDITSNPKNLRILELEAPQLPKVLDDKEVTIAIINNNFAAQAGLDPDKLGLFRESKDSPYVNVIVTREDNKDLDKVKRFLQAYQSNAVEQKALELFKGQAIKGW
- the metI gene encoding methionine ABC transporter permease MetI, with product MSPEVINLLIAGTGETLAMTFVSCFFGFCLGLPAGIYLFASRKGGMLENRTAHNVTSFVVNVSRSIPFIILIVWMIPFTRSIVGTSIGLKAALVPLSIGAAPFIARLIENSLIDLPVGLVETARAMGATQFQIIKKVLLPEALPSIINHATVTLITLVGYSAMGGAVGAGGLGQIGYQYGYIGYDAQIMNAVLVLLIIMVILIQYSGDFISKKFDHR
- a CDS encoding ATP-binding cassette domain-containing protein yields the protein MGHFLERVPRMIDVKHISKTYTTSKGRRVQALDDVSFSVKKGEIFGIIGSSGAGKSTILRCLNLLERPDKGEIWLADKQLTSLSERQLQQERRHIGMIFQHFNLLSSRTVFDNIALPLELSQTSRKDIQTRVTELLELVGLSDKAHDYPSNLSGGQKQRVAIARALANNPTLLLCDEATSALDPGTTKSILNLLQTINAKLQITIVLITHEIHVVKAICDRVAVVKDGKIIELGDRSQIFGAPEHGHTAAFVASAVQADLPIAYQPHIHVDKTTDTDDLIVRIQTRDNTDYSFSALQNRFSLAVAIIEARIETIGELKISSSVLRLSGDQLEEALSFCATHYFNTEIIGYVSRSY